In Neomonachus schauinslandi chromosome 6, ASM220157v2, whole genome shotgun sequence, a genomic segment contains:
- the TBATA gene encoding protein TBATA encodes MATEVKTQLAEHPLMSPRAELKPEKKSEHRPRSHGDGRPQKELMIPGIVDFQLIQTTLKTPKPQTPGAYRFGRLSHHSFFSRHHPHPQRVTHIQDLTRKPVCVVRDEFSLAPLPQATLLSRCLMGMPTISVPIGDPQSNREPRLSSEAWKKELRDLASQVAIFTKENELKSKKQKEEPQQEQGAKYSAETGRLIPTSTRAIGRRHSRQGPRIYPSGKDGGVQTIVLQDQELLILELLCQILQTDSLSAIQFWLLYAPPKEKDLALGLLQTAVAQLLPQPLDSIPVEKLLDQLQEVQEPSQERQQPPYSQSPKKTKTPPLPKGDKPEYIGRAQVLRMHSSQNAEERTSKPKAEC; translated from the exons ATGGCTACGGAGGTGAAGACCCAGTTGGCTGAACATCCACTGATGAG TCCAAGGGCTGAGCTGAAGCCTGAAAAGAAGTCAGAGCACAGGCCAAGGAGCCACGGGGACGGCAGGCCACAGAAAgaactcatgatcccagggatcgtGGATTTCCAGCTGATCCAAACGACACTGAAGACCCCCAAGCCTCAAACCCCTGGTGCCTACCGCTTTGGCCGCCTCAGCCACCACTCCTTCTTCTCCCgacaccacccccacccacaaCGCGTGACCCATATCCAAG ATCTCACCAGGAAGCCCGTGTGTGTCGTCAGAGACGAGTTCTCTCTTGCCCCCTTGCCTCAAGCCACACTTTTATCCCGCTGTCTGATGGGGATGCCCACCATCTCTGTCCCCATCGGAGACCCGCAGTCCAATCGGGAACCCCGGCTTTCTTCTG AGGCCTGGAAGAAGGAGTTGAGGGACCTGGCTTCCCAGGTGGCCATCTTCACCAAGGAGAATGAGCTGAAGAGCAAAAAG CAGAAGGAGGAGCCTCAACAGGAGCAAGGGGCAAAGTACTCGGCCGAGACCGGGAGGCTCATCCCCACTTCCACCCGAGCCATTGGTCGCCGCCACTCCCGCCAGGGCCCACGGATTTATCCTTCTGGCAAAGATGGAGGAGTCCAGACCATCGTTCTGCAGGATCAGGAGCTGCTG ATCCTGGAGCTCCTTTGTCAGATCCTGCAGACAGACTCCTTGAGTGCTATCCAGTTCTGGCTCCTGTATGCTCCCCCGAAGG AGAAAGACCTAGCACTGGGACTCCTGCAGACAGCGGTGGCTCAGCTCCTTCCGCAGCCCCTAGACTCTATCCCGGTGGAAAAACTTCTCGATCAGCTCCAGGAAGTCCAAGAGCCATCTCAAGAGAGGCAACAGCCACCCTACAG CCAATCCCCGAAGAAGACGAAGACACCGCCCCTACCCAAAGGCGACAAACCAG AGTATATCGGAAGAGCACAAGTTCTTCGGATGCATTCAAGCCAGAACGCAGAAGAGAGAACTTCAAAGCCAAAGGCAGAATGCTGA